A single genomic interval of Tursiops truncatus isolate mTurTru1 chromosome 1, mTurTru1.mat.Y, whole genome shotgun sequence harbors:
- the COL9A2 gene encoding collagen alpha-2(IX) chain, whose product MAPEAARRSLLVLLQVLGLALAQIRGPPGERGPPGPPGPPGPPGVPGSDGIDGDKGPPGKAGPPGPKGEPGKAGPDGPAGKPGIDGLTGAKGEPGPMGIPGVKGQPGLPGPPGLPGPGFAGPPGPAGPVGLPGEMGLTGPKGDPGPDGPAGPPGPPGKPGRPGTIQGLEGSADFLCPTNCPAGVKGPPGLQGVKGHPGKRGHLGDSGRQGKPGPKGDVGASGEQGIPGPPGPQGVRGYPGMAGPKGETGPQGYKGMVGSIGAAGSPGEEGPQGPPGRAGEKGDVGSQGIRGPQGITGPKGATGPPGIDGKDGTPGTPGTKGSAGQAGRPGNPGHQGLVGVPGQPGTKGGPGDKGEPGRQGFPGVSGSPGKEGEPGPRGEIGPPGIMGQKGDHGERGPVGQPGPQGRQGPKGEQGPPGIPGPQGLPGIKGDKGFPGKTGPRGGVGDPGVAGLPGEKGEKGESGEPGPKGQQGVRGEAGYPGPSGDAGTPGVQGYPGLPGPRGLVGNRGLPGQPGRQGVAGRDASDQHIEDVVLKMLQEQLAEIAVSAKREALGATGMMGLPGPPGPPGYPGKQGPIGHPGPRGIPGIVGAVGQIGNIGPKGKRGEKGDRGEVGRGHPGMPGPPGIPGLPGRSGQAINGKDGDRGVAGAPGEAGRPGLPGPMGLPGFCEPAACLAASAYTSARLTEPGSIKGP is encoded by the exons ATGGCCCCTGAGGCCGCCCGCCGCAGCCTCCTGGTTCTCCTGCAGGTGCTCGGGCTCGCCCTGGCGCAGATC AGAGGTCCACCAGGAGAGCGGGGGCCACCGGGGCCACCGGGGCCACCGGGGCCACCGGGAGTGCCTGGATCCGACGGAATCGAC GGTGACAAGGGGCCCCCTGGGAAAGCTGGCCCTCCG GGACCTAAGGGAGAGCCTGGCAAAGCGGGGCCAGATGGGCCAGCCGGCAAGCCCGGGATTGAC GGTCTAACTGGAGCCAAGGGGGAGCCTGGTCCCATGGGGATCCCTGGAGTCAAG GGGCAGCCTGGGCTCCCAGGTCCCCCCGGCCTGCCG GGCCCTGGCTTTGCCGGACCTCCT GGACCAGCCGGACCTGTTGGCCTCCCTGGTGAGATGGGACTCACGGGCCCCAAG GGGGATCCTGGACCAGACGGACCAGCAGGGCCCCCAGGGCCCCCTGGGAAACCG GGCCGCCCAGGAACCATTCAGGGTCTGGAAGGCAGCGCGGACTTCCTG TGTCCAACCAACTGTCCAGCGGGCGTGAAAGGGCCCCCGGGGCTGCAGGGAGTGAAG gGGCATCCTGGCAAGCGCGGGCATCTGGGAGATTCCGGCCGCCAGGGGAAGCCG GGTCCCAAGGGAGATGTGGGTGCCTCTGGAGAGCAAGGCATCCCTGGACCGCCG GGTCCCCAGGGCGTCAGGGGCTACCCGGGCATGGCGGGACCCAAAGGAGAGACG GGTCCTCAAGGGTACAAAGGCATGGTGGGCTCCATCGGCGCCGCCGGGTCACCA GGTGAGGAAGGTCCTCAGGGGCCACCAGGCCGAGCTGGGGAGAAGGGTGACGTG GGCAGCCAAGGTATCCGAGGACCCCAGGGAATAACAGGCCCGAAGGGAGCAACC GGCCCACCAGGCATTGACGGCAAGGACGGGACCCCAGGCACACCTGGCACGAAG GGCAGTGCAGGTCAGGCGGGGCGGCCAGGAAACCCGGGCCACCAGGGCCTAGTG GGTGTGCCCGGCCAGCCTGGGACAAAAGGAGGCCCTGGAGACAAG GGTGAGCCAGGCCGGCAAGGCTTCCCAGGAGTCTCTGGTTCCCCTGGGAAGGAG GGAGAGCCAGGGCCTCGAGGAGAAATCGGTCCCCCGGGCATCATGGGGCAGAAG GGTGACCACGGTGAGAGGGGGCCAGTGGGGCAGCCAGGCCCTCAAGGCCGACAG GGCCCCAAGGGGGAACAGGGTCCCCCCGGAATTCCAGGGCCCCAAGGCTTGCCAGGCATCAAGGGAGACAAG GGCTTCCCAGGGAAGACCGGGCCCCGCGGCGGAGTG GGCGACCCGGGGGTGGCTGGCCTCCCAGGAGAGAAAGGCGAGAAG GGCGAGTCTGGCGAGCCGGGGCCCAAGGGACAG CAAGGAGTCCGCGGAGAAGCCGGCTATCCGGGCCCCAGCGGGGATGCAGGCACCCCGGGGGTGCAGGGCTACCCCGGGCTCCCGGGCCCTCGAGGACTGGTTGGAAACCGAGGCTTGCCCGGACAGCCCGGGAGGCAGGGCGTGGCG GGCCGAGATGCCAGTGACCAGCACATTGAGGATGTGGTGCTGAAGATGCTGCAAG agcAACTGGCAGAGATAGCTGTGAGTGCCAAGCGGGAGGCTCTGGGTGCGACTGGGATGATGGGTCTCCCAGGACCCCCTGGGCCTCCTGGGTACCCAGGCAAACAGGGACCCATTGGGCACCCTGGCCCTCGGGGCATTCCTGGCATCGTGGGAGCCGTGGGTCAGATTGGCAACATCGGGCCCAAGG GAAAACGTGGAGAGAAGGGTGATAGGGGAGAAGTTGGACGAGGGCATCCCGGGATGCCTGGGCCCCCAGGGATCCCAG GACTGCCTGGCCGGTCTGGCCAGGCGATCAACGGCAAAGATGGAGATCGAGGGGTCGCAGGGGCCCCAGGAGAGGCAGGCCGACCTGGCCTGCCAGGCCCCATGGGGCTGCCAGGATTCTGTGAGCCTGCGGCCTGCCTTGCAGCCTCAGCCTACACGTCTGCACGCCTCACAGAGCCTGGATCCATCAAGGGGCCATGA